The following DNA comes from Erigeron canadensis isolate Cc75 chromosome 3, C_canadensis_v1, whole genome shotgun sequence.
ttaatttcatatgaTTGCATTTACTTAATAAGAGGCTAGatcttatatgtatatatatatatatgctgttATACAAATTGTGATGCATCTCTTATTGTGTTATTCAGAGTGAGAGTTGTTGGTTTGTGTTTATTTCGGGTGAAAGGTCCGATGGCAAGAGGGAGTAGGGGTGGGAATAACCGGAGAAGGGTtgagaaaagagaagaagatTCAGAGGATTCGGATGAGGAATATAAGGTGACTGAAGATGAAGAGTCTGATGAGTCGGATGAGTGTTATTCCTTTGATGGCGAGGAATCGGAAGAGGATATATTGGATGATTTTGAAGTGTCGAGGAGAGCTGTTAGATCAAGAAATACGCGGAGGACTAGTTCAGGTAGGAAGGGGAACAGGACGGTTAAGCCTAGGAAAAAGAGAAGGATTGCTtataaagaagatgatgatgatgatgattatgatgaggaggaggagggggAGGAGGTTGGTGATGCAGGATTTGTGTCTTCAGGTAGGAAAGTTAACCTGGTAAAGAAGCCTACTGAAAAAAAGAGGGTTTCATATATAGAAGcagataatgatgatgaggaggagttggaggaggaggagggggaggaggaagaggaagaTGAACATGCAGAATTTGTGTCTGCGGGTAGGAAGAGAAGTCGTAGAAATGCCCGAGAAAAGAAGAGGATTGTATATacagaagatgatgatgaggaggagAAGGATGGTGATGAGGATGATGCAGAATTTATGTGTTTGGGTAAAAAGAGAAACCATAGAAAGAACCCCCAAGAAAAGAAGACGGCTGTATATACGGACAATGATGACAGAGATGATTATGAGGATGATGTGGAATTTGTGTGTCCTCGTAGAAAGAGAAACCATAGAAAGAATCCACGGGAAAAGAAAGTTTTATACACAGAAGATGATGAGGAGGATGACAAGGGTGGTGCAGAATTTATGTCTTTGGGTAGCAAGGGAAACCATATAACAAATGCCCCGGAAAAGAATATAGTATatgcagatgatgatgatgatgaggatgatgtgGAATTTATGCCTTCGGGTATACAAAGGGATGTGTAtgcagaagatgatgatgaggatgccGCAGAATTTATATCTTCAGGTAGCACAAGAAACCATATAAAAAATCTGCCAGAAAATAAAAGGGTTGTATATTCAGAAGATGAGGAGGAAGAGGTGGAGGTAGAAGAGGATGCCGATGACGATGATGCAGAATTCATGTATACGGGTAGGAAGGCAGACCTGAAAAAGAATCTTCGAAAGAAGAGGAAAGTTTCGTACATGgaagatgatgacgatgaagatTCTGAGCTTATGACTACTATTGATAAAGAAAACCAGATGCAAGAGCCTGGAGAACAGATGATGGTTTCATATAAAGAGGAGAACCAAGAAGATGCGGATGAAAAGGATGCAGAATTTAGGTTGACTGAGAGTGATtatgttgatgatgaagatgattctGAGTTTGTGTCTACAAGTAGGAATGGAAACAGGATACCAGAACCTATAGTAACACAGATGGTTTCAGATAACGAAGATTATCAGGAAGAGGAGGAAGATGAAAAAGATGCTGAATTTAAATTAAGTGAGAgcgattttgttgatgatgaagatgaaactCCTAAGATGAAGAAGAATGAGAAAATTAGTAGGTCTTATCCACAGAAGAAGAATGTTCGAAGAGGACAGAAAAAGAGCAAAAAGTCAAAGATTAAAAAGCCAACAAAGTCAAAACAAAGCAATTATTTGGAAAACAAACAGGCAGAAAACAAGAGACGCACACAGAGGGTAATGGCAGGATCTGATTCGGATTTTGTTAGTTCTGCATCATCGGATCACGAGTACACTATATCAGAGGAAGAAAGAGAACAGATAAGAGAAGCCGTGGTATACTGTCCAACTTTAAGACCTAAGTTAAGAAGCTCTTCTAATGGAATGCAAGAAGAACAGCCAGCACATGAACAAAGATATCCAAAAAGGAAAGGTAAAGAAAAGGTAGAAGATATGAAAGATGAAGTAGGAAAGCAAGTTTGTGGAATTTGTTTATCAGAAGAAGCAAAGAGAACTGTCAGAGGGGTGCTAAATTGTTGTCGgcattatttttgtttctcGTGCATCATGGAATGGTCAAAGGTGGAATCCCGTTGTCCTTTATGCAAGCAACGATTTGCAACAATAACAAAAGCTGCAAAATCAGATACCGGGTTTGATTTGAGGACCGTGGTTATCTCTGTTCCCGAGTGTGATCAGGTTTGTAATATAAACGTCATCTTGCATtactaatctttttttttttttggtacttATATacttttgtatgttttttttcagGTTTATCAACCGTCCGAAGAAGAACTAAGGGGTTACCTTGATCCATATGAAAGTGTGAGGTGTACCGAATGCCAGAATGGCGGGGATGATGCATTGATGCTTTTATGTGATATATGTGATTCGTCTGCACATACTTATTGTGTTGGTCTTGGGCGTGAGGTACCTGAAGGAAATTGGTATTGTGAGGGATGTAGACCAACTGTTTTCGGAACTCTAAGTTCACAACGTCCAACACCTCCATCAGATCGAAGATTAAGTGGTAATGCGTCAGATCTATCATCTCCGATTGCTGGAGGCTTTGATCTTAATGAGATGTATGTACCTGAAACACCATTAATACAACAAACTTATGTTCTTCCCGAGCCTATGCCTGCTCCTACCGGAACTGCAGCAACTACATTAAGGGATAGACGCAGGATACATCGCCATATACAAGATAGAATTCTAAATAATAATAGAATGAGTGATTTAGTTGCTAGATCTAGTGGAACATCggctgcttcttcttcttcgggAATCAGACTATTTGGGTCTCAACTTGATCAAACTAGGGTCTCAACTCCTCAAAATGCCCATATTATGCCTTCAATGCATGATACGAGTATCATCTCTCCAAGAATGGATCAATTTGGTGTACAATTGCAGAGTTCAAATTTCGCAACTATGGATATGTCATTGCAAGATGAACATGGTGGGTCGGGTATGGGTTTTGAATCAAGATTAGGATTTCCGCAACTCCACCCGTGCACCAACAGATCAAGCATCGGGTCTGATCCATGCCCATCTCCATATGCTTGCAGAGATGTGAGTCACTTTACCTCGGTAGAGATTCATTGAAAATTTTTTACATTAATCTCATTTTAGCTTAACTTTTTCTATGTTCATCATTAATTGAGAATGAAGTTTCGTTTTCACGCAGGTTATAGGACCCTCAAGAACATCACAAGGCGGTCTTCAGGCCCCATGATAACTGCAGGCAGCTAACAACGTGCAGTGACAGTTAAATTTATGTCAATCATGaatgtcattttttttctcatatcGGTTAGGGTTTTAGATATTTGATTGGTATTGATACAATTGGATTACCCTCCTCAACAACCCCCATAAATTCATTCTTCTGTTTATCATATAAACAAACCCCCTTTATACAGGTCaaccatttttataattttgatgtGCAAGTCATGCAATGTAATTTGTACATTGTACCGGTTTTTGAtataattatcatcattattagttttattatggAAAGTTTGTAGTCCTAGCTCAGAAAGTAGTGGTTGTTGCAACCTTTTGgcaaaagttttgtttattcttactttatttatttatatttttttacttgttGGTTGGCCATAATTGAGCAGTTGCAACAAATAATGAAATCTGTGTATAAAAATGGTTGGTTGGAATGGAAGTGACTTGTGAATGTAACAATGATTGGTGGTGAGTCTTGTATGGTCATGTTTTTAAGTTATTCTGTGCAATTGGATCTGGCATTTTGTAATGAATTATTTGTGGCCATTTGTTATATGCCTATTTGTCTATTTGCACTCAAATTCCACTGCAAGTTTAGTTGACCTTTTCCATTAGatttttggccttcattcctgCCATATACTGTGGATAACTGGATATGCTAAATGTATGTAAATTCTTACACTGTAAACATCATTTCTGTATAATTTGTATAACAATGCATACTTTTAGTCAATCCAAATTCGATTTAAGTTACATCAAGTCTAGAAAATGGATTCATTGgaataaaaatgtatttgagTATACAACAGTTACTTAAAATCACAAAGtagcaaaaatcaaaaagtagcAAAAATGAACTATCTAAAGGATCACTTTGGTTTGAAGTTGGAATTTCCAAATCTTAAGCTTTATACCTTTCTTGATGTTTAAAATTTAGAAGAATCTTATACAAGTATGGTGTTAGGCTAGCAATAAATATAGAATATCACTAGATGATCTTTACTTCGAAGTGGGTCATATGGGTTGTCAATTCGAAATGGGTCACATGGGTAACGAGTTGTTTCGATCCAAAACCATTTTTTGACCTATTACCAAATCTGCCAACAAGTATCGTATCAAGATAAAACAATGCGATTACTGATATACAAACAACTACAATACAAATCAACTCTTATGTACTGTCATTTGGAGATAAAAGGTAACATGTATGAATAATAGGAAAGCAACATACACATGGCCACATTATTCCAAGATTGGTAGGAGGAATAACCTTCCACGAGACCACGACCCGACCAGcacattttgccacctctacctTCAAGTAAACTCCGGCAGTACTGGTCCTAAAACATTCTTACAAGTAACATTGCTTGTACTAGGAGCCATAATAAAACCAATCATCTGAAAATTATCGAATCCACTTGACTCGTTTAAAAACTGCTTTCATACGATGGCTGATGAGTATTTGTTTTAGTAGAGGTTTCAATGTTGGGTTCATTGTTTGTTTGAGTAGACCTTATGCCACGTTGGTGTTGGTGACATTAATGTGTAGTTGTATCGTCTCTTTTTTGCTTTTTCGGTAAACAGACAAAGTAATGTCATTGTTAAAGAGTTGAGAATTTTTAAGCTACCAATGAAATGCATAAAAGCTGAGAACGAATTAAAAAGGTAAAGAAAGGAGAAATGACATGAAACCGAGTGTTGGATAATATATCTTTCCGCCAAGCATTCCCAAAAGTGGAACATGGCTCAAATGGATTCCTCAAAACTTAAACTAAATGTGGGTGGTTCTGCCGTCGACTTAATGATATGCTATTCTTTTTGGTTCTTACTTAGATTAGATAGTAACTCAGTTTGGCAAAATCCAATTGTTACCCGACCTCATGTTTCCCCTATGCCAGTTTTGATATATCGCATGCTAAACTGACGATTTTTAATCAAGTCCGTCTATCCCAACATCATATTTTAACGTGTAAACGAACATATGTTTTAGTATTAACTGAGAGAAAATCTTTGAGAAGCAGTTTTGTCCAACAAAGTTTTAACTCTATTGAGACAAAGACAAAAGTTAGTCAAGTTTATCGTCCAAGATAgcatggtaaaaaaaaataatcaagacatattcatTCTAAAGTTTGTTGTGTAAGATAACGGGTTCAAAACGTATGAtattattaagtcaaaaacGAAGCACAATGATCAAAAAGAAAGAATGATGAAGTTAGGAAgagaatgagaaaaaaaaaaaaagacaaggCAGATATCCCACATCGGTAGAAGAAGTAAAGGGAAGGAAAAGAGAGTATTATAAAAAGGGAAAGAAGGGAATGGATCAAGTACTTACCTGGATGGGGTCGATGGGTGATCAAGAAGGCCCATGGCCTAGGTCAGTGACCTCCATTGCACTTAAGGAGGGGTGCTGTCCTAAGGTCGGCCCAAGTGGTCGAGCCTACATCAGAATTTGTGGCAGTGGGGGCCTGCGTTCGCGCGGCCCCTGCCCAATACTCTAGTTcaattgtttattatttgaccCATAATATCGATTTGACTAATTTTTCAAATTTCCATGATATATAGTTGGTTGCTTTTAGCTTTAAATTATCTTTTAAATACAAGAAGTATCTATATCTGATCCGTATACTAATACCCGATTAAATAGTATTTATACCAGCACAGCGGAGTTCAGTAAACAtggtctttttatttttcttttataaaagctgatgttttattttataagctAATGACTTGAATAGTTATGCATTAAAGTTATAACGAAAGACCATATGCCCTGACAGTCTAAAAAGGGAGGAAACAGAATGTGATACACTTGATCAACCACCAACAGTAGCAGGTGACAGTAATGAAGAACAAGGACAGATAGGTAATTCATATTGTTGCCATTGATGGTTGGAAGAACTCTCCACAATCCAAAGCGAGAAGACATTGAGAGTGAAATCGTTTTAAAGATGAAACAACCGTCTATAACTCATAACGAAGGTCTACTTTCTCTCCATTGAATTTTCTGAGGTCATTAAAACTCTGTGAAACAACATACTCGCAttccttttccatatatataagcAGATATTTCAGTGAACTTCACTGACTTGAGAACTGAGACACCAAGATGGTGTGTCAAAAGCAAGGATGATCAGCATTAGTAAAGAGCCAACAAGGTAGATCTACTTAGGATACAACGCAGACCTGAATGAACCAATGGGTGCTGACCAAGATGGTGTGTCAAATGCAAGAAATTTTCATGCTTACACCTACCCAACTATACGATATATCCATACTTGTGCAAGTTCTAGGTAGAAATACCATCAACAAGTAGagattttaaaacttaataGCATTGAACCATGTATCAAATGATCATTATATCATGTAACGTGTACAGTCACATTATGAAATCCATCGAACAAGATATACTGATATAGACtgaactacaaaagtagttcatgattaaaaaagaaaaatgttcgATGAGCGTCAACTTATAGCAAGAACATCTTAACAAGACACAATTCTGCTAAAAAAATTGTAACTCTACCCTGAGACTTACAAGTTTACCTTAGTAAACAAATTCTTCTGCAAGGTAATAATCTTGCAGTCATGCTTTCTTTACATTCTCTTTTAAGTTTCGTACAAAAATTGCAATAActaaaaacaagctaaaaattGATTGAAATGATGATTGTTTTTTTGTCGAATATGAACTATTAACTTAAGAAAGATGGTAAGTGTTTCTACTATCTCAACATTCTCCAGCTAAATAGCTAGCAATCCTTCAGCAAGGAACATGAATGACAACTCGAATCATACATATAGTCGCTTCATCCCAAAATGTCCTCTACCCTCACCAAATTTATACCATGTAAAACATAGATATTTATTCTATACTCTAAGCTTCTTTGAAGGAAAAAAACTATCCTCCTTTTACATTTCGGGTAGTACTTATGATTCAATTATGATCAAAGATCATTTTCCAAAAACTCTTCAACATTCTGTATCCCTTCAATCAAAGGATAAAGGGTACGGTCATCAGGACTAATGCCTTCATTGACCATTTCTTTGAGGAGCGCTTGCGCACGAGGCCCCTCCTCATTATCGCAGAAACCTTGAATCAGAGCATTGTAGGTCAGTCTCGTGGGACTGAAACCTGAACTTCGCATTACATCCCTAACCATTAAGGCCTCTTCCATATCACCTCTCCTACTATACCCACTAATAAGAGTATTAAAGCTGATATAATCAGGCTTAATCCCTCTTTGTTTCATCTCATCGAAAAGCTTAATAGCTTCTTCAACTCTACCCTCCCTACAATGTCCCTGCATTAAAGTATTGTATGTCACTTCATCAGGAAAAACCTTCAGCTTATCCATCTCTTTTAAAAGTAAGACAGCCCGTTCCATATTTTTATTGGCGCAATGGCCATCGATCAATGCATTAAACATCACGATATCAGGAACAACCCCTCTTTCAATGATCTTGGCAAACAAGTTATCTGCTTCTTTCATTCTATTTCTCTTGTTCAATACGTTTATAAGAGAAGTGTAAGttacatgtgtaggatgaattCCTTTACTTATCATCTCATCATGGATCTTGAAAGCCTTAATTGTATTACCCGACCTACAATATCCATTGATCAATATGTTATACGTAATGTCATCAGGAACCAATTGTTCCTTTACCATTTCTTCCATCATATCCTCAGCTGCCAACTCGTTACCTTCAAAAACTAAAGAATGAATTATAGAATTATACGTAGATACAGACGGACGTATACCCTTATTAACCATCTCATCCTTATAATGAAACGCCATTTCAAGATTCCCTTTATTACAATACCCATCTATCAAAGCGTTATAAGTCACCACACTTGGTACTAACCCGTACTCCTCCATCTTACCTAAAAGTTCCAATGCATCCTCAAATCGTCCCTCTTTACACATACCACTAACAAGTGATCCAAAACTATATGTATCCGGCTTAACACCTTTCTTTTTCATCACATCAAATACCCTCTTAGCACCATCTACATCCCTCTTCATACAATACCCATTAATTATCGTATTATAAGTAACAGCATTGGGTCTCAACCCTAACCTTTCCATATCCCCAACAAAGTCTTTCGCTTTCTTTAACTTCCCTTCTTTACACAACAAGTTAATCATTATATTATACGTAGACAAACTCAAACGTATCTCCAATTTAAACATCTCTGCAAACAAAACCCAAGCATTATCCGTAGAATCCAACCTAACAAACAAACTCAACATACTATTAAAACTCTCAATCTTCGGCACAATCCCTTTTCGTTTCATCAAGTAAAACCACTTAAACGCCTCGTCCCCTTTTTTCAACTCACACAAACCCTTAATCCACATATCAAACACTACATAACTCGATACACCTAACCGTTTACGGGCATTAACTAAACCTTCAAACATATCATTACAACTAAACCTATTTAAACTAAtcacatttttaacaaaatctaAAGATGGCTTAACGGAAGGTGACTTACATAAAATGACAATAGATAGACAGTAGCATTCGATATCGGTGTTATTCTGGTTGAAATATTCAGTAAGTTTGAGGACTAAGGCAGGGGATTTGTGAAGATTTTGAAGAGTGGTGCAAATTGTGGTGGGTTTCAGAGTGTCTgaaaggtgtttgatgaaatgccacTGAGAAGAAATGATGGATTTGTGTAGAGATTGTGGGGTCATAAGTGGGAGGTTTTGGGGTTTGGTTTTGTGTGGTGAAAGTGAGGAAAAGAGTCTGAGATTTTGAATCTTGCAGGGTCTCATGactgtgatatatatatagttatagttatatagatatagatatatagagacAGGAAGAGTGTTAATAAACtctttgtatttttgtttgttttggagGGCTTCAATGGCAACTATGTTTGGATGCAAGGAAACAAGTTTTAGTTTAAGCCCTCAAAAGTAGAGTTGTAACACTTTAACTCCCTGTAACTtatgacttttttattttatttaaacggAGTGTGATCTAAACCACTCGAGAAAATTGAAGTTTTTGCTAGGAGGGCAGTAATTTTGAATACCAAATGAAGTTCGTATCTAACGCgaccaaaaacaaaattttaaaatcagtTTGGTTTTATTCCAATTATTATGCCACATACTGGATTTGTTAAAGCCAAATATCGTGTAAAGCTTCATTATTATATGATAAGGTTTATATGGTTAGATTTCTCTGATGTTATATCTCGACTAAATGTTCGAAAAAAACTTTGAATGTTGACCATAACACCGACAATTAATTGGAGGTGTTAGTGAACGCAATATAACTTTCAATGGCTTTGAGGCAGGTTTTCTGTGTTGTGATGCGTACAAGTAGATTTTAATACATGCATCAATCTTCCATTATTTGCAGCTACGAAATTAAAATTTACTCACTAACATGAATTTGTATTCAACTTGAAAAATCTATAATTCATGGTGAAACAAATTACGCACTATCATATTTACATCTTAACATTCAAAATATCGGTTAAGATTTAAAACAAgatgtttaaaataaaacaataaaagtgaagtgtttgtttaaaatttaaatgggtTAACTTAGATTTAGTTAGGATGTCTCTCCCTCTATATGGCCTAATCTAAATATCTAGGCTAAAACCTGCAAGTAAAATGAATCATAGTTCACAAAAAAAGTGTCTCAACTTGATGATATGTCCTTGTTAAATTGTCAATTGTCATCATACTtgggtgcataaattatttttgataCATTTTACATGAACAAAAAGCACCAAATGGTCAACACATACTTCTCAGAGGCTTTTCAATCCGTTCTTAAAAAAATCGATCTTAACTCGAACCTGTGTTAACACATTAACAGTTGTTCCGTCTCATGACTTAGCCCGTCCACCTCATCCATAACTCGATAGAAGCAATGCAATGACAGCCAAATTATGAAATGTGAAGATAAGAAATGAAGAAAAACATAATTTCATTCATTGTCATGAGATGAAGCAactaaagtatataaatatgtatcatCAACTTACAAACGCCATCGCACCTATTATTTCTAttacttatttctttttttctttttttgaatagCAATACAAGCGACTACAATTCGCAGACATAAATTACACATTTTATTGCTACATTTCACTCTCCTGATTACATGAACATATAGAACCCTCCCCCATCACAACCTTGCCTGGAAACAAGAAATCCAGTAACATCTTTCTTTACAAGCAGCCATCATCAAAAATCGTTGACAGCAACATTCCTTGCACAAATTCTGATCTTTTACTCCTCTCTTCCTTGTCTTCAATTGATAACGGAGGTGACTGAGGCTTCCTGCAACACATTTTCGCATGTTtgttaaaaatcatatataaaatagcCCCGATAAAAAACCAGTAAACAATCAGATTGAAAATATCTTGCAAAAAGTCAACAATAAACAGAATACAATGATATAACAAGAAAAAAGCATAAATTTGGGGGGGAAAATTGCATCCTGCATGGTCATATCGAGCACATGAAGCCTAGAACCGGCATTAGAACTGGCATCACAGTTAATCACTCCTTGATTAATATGTTTACAGTCGATACTAACCTAGGATAACTAATAACCACAAGGCACTTTAAATTCATTTATAGGAC
Coding sequences within:
- the LOC122590910 gene encoding uncharacterized protein LOC122590910, translated to MARGSRGGNNRRRVEKREEDSEDSDEEYKVTEDEESDESDECYSFDGEESEEDILDDFEVSRRAVRSRNTRRTSSGRKGNRTVKPRKKRRIAYKEDDDDDDYDEEEEGEEVGDAGFVSSGRKVNLVKKPTEKKRVSYIEADNDDEEELEEEEGEEEEEDEHAEFVSAGRKRSRRNAREKKRIVYTEDDDEEEKDGDEDDAEFMCLGKKRNHRKNPQEKKTAVYTDNDDRDDYEDDVEFVCPRRKRNHRKNPREKKVLYTEDDEEDDKGGAEFMSLGSKGNHITNAPEKNIVYADDDDDEDDVEFMPSGIQRDVYAEDDDEDAAEFISSGSTRNHIKNLPENKRVVYSEDEEEEVEVEEDADDDDAEFMYTGRKADLKKNLRKKRKVSYMEDDDDEDSELMTTIDKENQMQEPGEQMMVSYKEENQEDADEKDAEFRLTESDYVDDEDDSEFVSTSRNGNRIPEPIVTQMVSDNEDYQEEEEDEKDAEFKLSESDFVDDEDETPKMKKNEKISRSYPQKKNVRRGQKKSKKSKIKKPTKSKQSNYLENKQAENKRRTQRVMAGSDSDFVSSASSDHEYTISEEEREQIREAVVYCPTLRPKLRSSSNGMQEEQPAHEQRYPKRKGKEKVEDMKDEVGKQVCGICLSEEAKRTVRGVLNCCRHYFCFSCIMEWSKVESRCPLCKQRFATITKAAKSDTGFDLRTVVISVPECDQVYQPSEEELRGYLDPYESVRCTECQNGGDDALMLLCDICDSSAHTYCVGLGREVPEGNWYCEGCRPTVFGTLSSQRPTPPSDRRLSGNASDLSSPIAGGFDLNEMYVPETPLIQQTYVLPEPMPAPTGTAATTLRDRRRIHRHIQDRILNNNRMSDLVARSSGTSAASSSSGIRLFGSQLDQTRVSTPQNAHIMPSMHDTSIISPRMDQFGVQLQSSNFATMDMSLQDEHGGSGMGFESRLGFPQLHPCTNRSSIGSDPCPSPYACRDVIGPSRTSQGGLQAP
- the LOC122594108 gene encoding pentatricopeptide repeat-containing protein At2g15630, mitochondrial gives rise to the protein MRPCKIQNLRLFSSLSPHKTKPQNLPLMTPQSLHKSIISSQWHFIKHLSDTLKPTTICTTLQNLHKSPALVLKLTEYFNQNNTDIECYCLSIVILCKSPSVKPSLDFVKNVISLNRFSCNDMFEGLVNARKRLGVSSYVVFDMWIKGLCELKKGDEAFKWFYLMKRKGIVPKIESFNSMLSLFVRLDSTDNAWVLFAEMFKLEIRLSLSTYNIMINLLCKEGKLKKAKDFVGDMERLGLRPNAVTYNTIINGYCMKRDVDGAKRVFDVMKKKGVKPDTYSFGSLVSGMCKEGRFEDALELLGKMEEYGLVPSVVTYNALIDGYCNKGNLEMAFHYKDEMVNKGIRPSVSTYNSIIHSLVFEGNELAAEDMMEEMVKEQLVPDDITYNILINGYCRSGNTIKAFKIHDEMISKGIHPTHVTYTSLINVLNKRNRMKEADNLFAKIIERGVVPDIVMFNALIDGHCANKNMERAVLLLKEMDKLKVFPDEVTYNTLMQGHCREGRVEEAIKLFDEMKQRGIKPDYISFNTLISGYSRRGDMEEALMVRDVMRSSGFSPTRLTYNALIQGFCDNEEGPRAQALLKEMVNEGISPDDRTLYPLIEGIQNVEEFLENDL